Proteins co-encoded in one Deltaproteobacteria bacterium HGW-Deltaproteobacteria-18 genomic window:
- the fliM gene encoding flagellar motor switch protein FliM → MSKILNQDEVDALLRGISGGEIETEEEVAVDTKGFVAFDLANQDRIIRGRMPVLEIINDRFSRLCTSALANTMRKRVDVNPISIDMSKFGDFMRSLPVPTSINIFKIDPLRGNALLVVDTRLVFSLVENFFGGAGSQPKIEGRDFTPIEQSIIVKVVKIILANLEDAWRPVHEVSIELLRSEINPQFATIVPPSDVVVVISFEVELENALGSMVLALPYATIEPIRSKLYAAFQTERLEIDHAWISRFRDRLMETPVDMNVTFGTTQITGRQLLDMKAGDILMLDQDEDDMLSGRIHGILKFFGLPGFVKGNKAFKIVKEQELNY, encoded by the coding sequence ATGAGCAAGATCCTGAATCAGGACGAGGTCGATGCCCTGCTCCGTGGAATTTCGGGCGGGGAGATCGAGACCGAAGAAGAGGTGGCCGTTGACACGAAGGGCTTCGTAGCCTTTGATCTGGCCAACCAGGACCGGATCATTCGCGGCCGCATGCCGGTGCTTGAGATCATAAACGACCGCTTTTCAAGACTCTGCACCAGCGCCCTGGCCAACACCATGCGCAAGCGGGTGGACGTGAACCCGATCTCCATCGACATGTCCAAGTTCGGGGATTTCATGCGTTCCCTGCCTGTTCCGACGAGTATCAACATTTTCAAGATCGACCCTCTGCGCGGCAACGCGCTGCTGGTGGTCGACACCCGGCTGGTGTTTTCCCTGGTGGAGAATTTTTTCGGCGGCGCGGGCAGCCAGCCCAAGATCGAGGGGCGCGATTTCACGCCCATCGAGCAGTCCATCATCGTCAAGGTGGTCAAGATCATCCTGGCCAATCTGGAAGATGCCTGGCGTCCGGTGCACGAGGTCAGCATCGAACTGCTGCGCTCAGAGATCAACCCGCAGTTCGCCACCATCGTCCCTCCCAGTGATGTGGTCGTGGTAATCTCTTTCGAGGTGGAACTGGAAAACGCCCTGGGATCCATGGTTCTGGCGCTGCCGTACGCAACCATAGAGCCAATCAGGTCGAAGCTGTACGCCGCATTTCAGACCGAGCGGCTGGAAATCGACCATGCCTGGATTTCCCGCTTCCGGGACCGGCTCATGGAAACGCCCGTCGACATGAATGTCACGTTCGGCACGACGCAGATTACCGGGCGTCAGCTTCTCGACATGAAGGCCGGCGACATACTCATGCTGGATCAGGATGAGGATGACATGCTCTCGGGCCGAATCCACGGGATACTCAAGTTTTTTGGACTTCCAGGTTTTGTCAAGGGCAACAAGGCATTCAAGATCGTCAAAGAACAGGAACTCAATTACTAG
- the fliN gene encoding flagellar motor switch protein FliN, with protein MVEDQDKLAAEWAAALEQQGDAEAGGGGGEKDLADAWSSALKEQDSGGSDQALADEWAKALADEEETKIQHEKKQKQLAAQSKDFDYKDLTAEAKAPRPEGLRKDLDFILDIPLEVSAQLGSTKLLINELLQLGQGSVIELNKLAGEPLEILVNGKLVARGEAVVINEKFGVRLTDIISPIERVKQLG; from the coding sequence ATGGTCGAAGATCAGGACAAGCTGGCGGCGGAATGGGCCGCAGCCCTGGAACAGCAGGGTGACGCGGAGGCCGGAGGCGGCGGGGGCGAGAAAGATTTGGCCGATGCCTGGAGTTCCGCGTTGAAGGAACAGGACTCCGGCGGTTCCGATCAGGCTCTCGCCGACGAATGGGCCAAGGCTCTGGCCGACGAGGAAGAGACCAAGATCCAGCATGAAAAAAAGCAGAAGCAGCTTGCCGCCCAGAGCAAGGATTTCGATTACAAAGATTTGACGGCGGAAGCCAAGGCCCCCAGACCCGAAGGGCTGCGCAAGGACCTTGATTTCATCCTCGACATTCCGCTTGAGGTTTCAGCCCAGCTCGGAAGCACCAAGCTGCTCATCAATGAATTGCTGCAGCTTGGGCAGGGTTCGGTCATAGAGCTGAACAAGCTGGCTGGCGAGCCTCTTGAGATACTGGTCAATGGCAAGCTCGTGGCACGCGGAGAGGCCGTGGTCATCAATGAAAAATTCGGGGTGCGGCTGACCGATATCATCAGCCCCATCGAGAGGGTGAAGCAGCTTGGGTAA
- the fliO gene encoding flagellar biosynthetic protein FliO, with product MAAALLLILGLIFLALALLKRFGLAARLQGRASGVLRVEERVALGPRKQLVVVRFLNKLLVLGVTDNGINLIAEHQADNEPIPDFQTTLDQETGENPPS from the coding sequence ATGGCAGCAGCGTTGCTGCTTATTTTGGGGCTCATTTTCCTCGCGCTTGCGCTCCTGAAACGCTTCGGGCTGGCGGCACGGCTGCAGGGAAGAGCTTCGGGCGTTTTGAGGGTGGAGGAAAGAGTTGCCCTGGGCCCTCGCAAGCAGCTGGTGGTGGTCCGCTTCTTGAATAAGCTTCTGGTGTTGGGCGTCACCGACAACGGAATCAACTTGATAGCGGAGCACCAGGCAGACAATGAACCGATCCCGGATTTTCAGACCACACTGGACCAGGAAACTGGGGAGAATCCTCCTTCCTAG
- the fliQ gene encoding flagellar biosynthetic protein FliQ: protein MTPEFVIGFARQSIELTLVIALPMLGVGLGVGVFVSILQAATQIQEMTLTFVPKIIAVFLALLISFPWIMDKMITYTQDIFLNFPQYIK, encoded by the coding sequence ATGACCCCCGAATTTGTCATCGGTTTCGCACGGCAATCCATCGAGCTGACTCTGGTCATCGCCCTGCCCATGCTCGGAGTGGGTCTAGGCGTTGGCGTTTTTGTCAGCATACTTCAGGCCGCAACACAGATTCAGGAAATGACCCTGACCTTCGTGCCCAAGATCATCGCCGTTTTTTTGGCGCTGCTCATCTCCTTCCCCTGGATCATGGACAAGATGATCACATACACTCAGGATATTTTCTTGAACTTCCCGCAATACATCAAATAG
- the fliP gene encoding flagellar biosynthetic protein FliP, with amino-acid sequence MNRSRIFRPHWTRKLGRILLPSLFFCFFPLLLLAAEGPNLPSLSMQLSSGQAEPQKVAVALEIMALLTMLSMAPAFMLTVTSFTRIIIVFHFLRQAMGTQQMPPNQVLASLAIFMTVVIMMPTGRIINDTALQPYLKEEIGYGEALERAETPLRTFLFKHTREKDLSVFFSITGLERPQSKDDVPTMVLVPAYVISELKTGFQIGFLIYIPFLILDMVVASILLSMGMMMLPPVMVSLPFKILLFVMVDGWNLIIGSLVNSFI; translated from the coding sequence ATGAACCGATCCCGGATTTTCAGACCACACTGGACCAGGAAACTGGGGAGAATCCTCCTTCCTAGTCTTTTTTTCTGTTTTTTCCCGCTGTTGCTCCTGGCCGCCGAGGGGCCCAATCTTCCTTCCCTTTCCATGCAGCTTTCCAGTGGACAGGCTGAACCGCAAAAAGTGGCCGTGGCTCTCGAGATCATGGCCCTGCTTACGATGCTGTCCATGGCTCCGGCCTTCATGCTCACGGTCACGTCCTTCACCAGGATCATCATTGTCTTCCATTTTCTGCGCCAGGCCATGGGAACCCAGCAGATGCCGCCGAACCAGGTGCTTGCTTCCCTGGCCATCTTCATGACCGTGGTCATCATGATGCCCACGGGACGCATCATCAATGATACGGCCCTGCAACCCTATCTGAAGGAAGAGATCGGCTACGGGGAAGCACTGGAGCGGGCTGAAACACCGCTGAGGACTTTTCTTTTCAAGCATACCAGGGAAAAGGATCTTTCCGTTTTCTTCTCGATAACAGGCCTTGAGAGGCCGCAAAGCAAAGATGACGTGCCGACCATGGTTCTTGTGCCTGCTTACGTGATCAGCGAGCTCAAGACGGGATTCCAGATCGGATTTCTGATTTACATCCCATTTCTCATTTTGGACATGGTCGTGGCAAGTATCCTTCTGTCCATGGGCATGATGATGCTGCCGCCGGTCATGGTGTCCCTTCCGTTCAAGATCCTTCTTTTTGTCATGGTGGATGGCTGGAATCTGATTATCGGCTCCCTTGTCAACAGTTTTATCTAG
- a CDS encoding flagellar basal body protein FliL yields MADKKAPAPEKVEKKKGGKLKLIIIVLLVLGVLGGGGFAAWKFFLQPKAEGSAENATAEGAGEQKAEAEPGGQLVTLDSFVVNLSDPMGRRYLKTTLDVEVANAAAAAELTAAMPKVKDTLLLLLSSKSFADISSMDKKIELKNDIVSRLNQIIGKNKVHNVYFTEFVVQ; encoded by the coding sequence ATGGCCGACAAAAAAGCGCCAGCGCCGGAGAAGGTAGAAAAAAAGAAGGGCGGCAAGCTCAAGCTCATTATCATAGTGCTGCTTGTCCTTGGCGTTCTGGGTGGGGGCGGTTTTGCGGCGTGGAAGTTCTTTCTGCAGCCAAAGGCAGAGGGCTCCGCGGAGAACGCAACGGCCGAGGGCGCAGGTGAGCAAAAGGCCGAGGCCGAACCGGGTGGGCAACTGGTGACCCTTGACTCCTTTGTGGTCAATCTGTCCGACCCAATGGGACGCAGATATCTGAAGACCACGCTTGACGTGGAGGTGGCGAACGCTGCCGCAGCGGCGGAATTGACCGCTGCCATGCCCAAGGTCAAGGATACCCTGCTGCTCCTGCTTTCCAGTAAGTCTTTTGCCGATATCAGCAGCATGGACAAGAAGATCGAGCTGAAAAACGACATCGTCAGCCGACTGAACCAGATTATCGGCAAGAACAAGGTGCACAATGTCTATTTTACGGAATTTGTGGTCCAGTAA